In Helicobacter ganmani, a single genomic region encodes these proteins:
- the hemH gene encoding ferrochelatase, with translation MQSQNIQDKQNTAVVLLNMGGPNSLFEVKTFLQNMFADPYILPIKNNFLRSIVGSFIVYKRLEEAQSNYQKIGGKSPLVGHTFQLCAMLQTMESQMYFTYAMRYTPPFADIVAQDLKERNIQKVVLFSMYPHFSYTTTTSSMKDILRAFKANKFAPKIMQVERYYKNRAYNLAIVERIKEALGGEDCRDFHLIFSAHSLPQRNISNGDPYQKEILENVEILKSLFKEFGLEFASIKVAYQSKIGPIKWLEPNLQDILPYYQNKKMLIYPISFTIDNSETDFELSYQYKLEAQKYKIQDYRVAKCPNSAQDFATCILELIQNAKPLKNE, from the coding sequence ATGCAATCTCAAAATATTCAAGACAAGCAAAACACGGCAGTTGTATTGTTAAATATGGGAGGACCTAATTCTTTATTTGAGGTGAAAACATTTTTACAAAATATGTTTGCAGACCCTTATATTTTGCCAATTAAAAACAATTTTTTGCGCTCAATAGTTGGGAGCTTTATCGTCTATAAACGTTTGGAGGAAGCACAAAGCAATTATCAAAAAATTGGCGGAAAATCACCTCTTGTTGGACATACTTTTCAATTATGTGCAATGTTGCAAACTATGGAATCGCAAATGTATTTTACCTACGCAATGCGCTATACGCCACCTTTTGCGGACATAGTTGCGCAAGATTTAAAAGAACGCAACATTCAAAAAGTTGTGCTTTTTAGTATGTATCCACATTTTAGTTACACCACCACAACGTCCTCAATGAAAGATATTTTAAGGGCATTTAAAGCAAATAAGTTTGCACCAAAAATAATGCAAGTGGAACGTTATTATAAAAACAGAGCATATAATTTAGCAATAGTAGAACGCATTAAAGAGGCATTAGGTGGAGAGGATTGCAGAGATTTTCATCTTATATTTTCTGCACACTCCCTACCACAGAGAAATATAAGCAATGGAGACCCTTACCAAAAAGAAATTTTAGAAAATGTAGAGATTTTAAAGTCACTTTTTAAAGAGTTTGGACTGGAGTTTGCAAGCATAAAAGTCGCTTATCAATCCAAAATTGGACCCATTAAATGGCTTGAACCTAATCTACAAGACATTTTACCCTATTACCAAAATAAAAAAATGTTAATTTACCCGATTTCTTTTACAATAGACAATTCAGAAACAGACTTTGAACTCTCCTACCAATATAAACTAGAAGCGCAAAAATACAAGATTCAAGACTATCGTGTCGCAAAATGTCCCAATAGCGCACAAGATTTTGCAACTTGCATTTTAGAGCTCATTCAAAATGCAAAACCACTTAAAAATGAGTGA
- a CDS encoding HTH domain-containing protein, with amino-acid sequence MKQGHDTLAMRLALILKKLISGERFTIEDLSREFGVSKRTIQRDLNERFNFLEIVRDEEECYCLDKHSLGLYGLKDIRSFAYFSGIENLYPKLDEPLLGEILSSKQDSNAHILPPPPIF; translated from the coding sequence ATGAAACAAGGACACGACACACTTGCAATGCGTCTAGCCCTAATCCTAAAGAAGCTCATTAGTGGCGAGAGATTTACCATAGAGGATTTGTCGCGTGAGTTTGGGGTTAGTAAGCGCACGATTCAGCGGGATTTAAATGAGCGATTTAATTTTTTAGAAATCGTGAGGGACGAAGAGGAGTGTTATTGTTTGGATAAGCATTCTTTAGGGCTTTATGGACTAAAGGATATTAGGAGTTTCGCGTATTTTAGCGGGATAGAGAATCTCTACCCAAAACTAGATGAACCATTACTTGGTGAGATTCTAAGCTCCAAGCAAGATTCCAACGCGCATATTCTGCCCCCCCCCCCCATATTTTAG
- a CDS encoding M99 family carboxypeptidase catalytic domain-containing protein, with protein MKSIKIFIHILLSLCLFNEIAIAEKAKTNTKKELLKKNTPFDIYELKGKQNGTTLLVIGGIHGDEPGGFFTPALLVNFYQIKKGKVIVVPNLNPDSILAFRRGVYKDMNRKFATIKRNDPDFDNVQAIKKLITNEEVDFIINLHDGHGFYREKWENSIFNPKAWGQTYVIDQKTLDNVAFGDLDSIAKQIESKLNQRLHYDFHTFGVRNTETRIKDEEQQNSLTFFAITHLKPSLAIETSKNITELPLKTLYQLSSIEALMEILGIEFERKFDLNLENVAQKINDFGSVKINHNVTLKLNGIRSFINFAPLLAQNNVFDFTHPLGRAKKTKEGYEIYIGHKRISLLKPDIFPMQCNVKEVEIELDKEVVKANFGETLDFQQNFLIRGQTGVRVNVIGYSKKGIVSEHGLTINKENIDKRYSLDKAKSIFRAEFYQGKNFCGMINLHIKE; from the coding sequence TTGAAAAGTATAAAAATTTTTATTCATATTTTACTTAGCCTATGTCTATTTAATGAAATTGCGATAGCAGAAAAAGCAAAAACAAATACAAAAAAAGAGTTGCTAAAAAAGAATACACCTTTTGATATTTATGAACTAAAAGGCAAACAAAATGGAACAACCTTATTAGTCATCGGTGGAATCCACGGAGACGAGCCGGGTGGATTCTTTACCCCCGCATTGCTTGTAAATTTCTATCAAATCAAAAAAGGTAAAGTAATTGTTGTGCCAAATTTAAATCCGGATAGCATTTTAGCCTTTAGGCGCGGAGTCTATAAAGATATGAATCGTAAGTTTGCCACTATTAAACGCAATGATCCAGACTTTGATAATGTCCAAGCCATCAAAAAACTTATCACTAATGAAGAAGTTGATTTTATCATCAATCTTCACGATGGACACGGATTCTACCGAGAGAAATGGGAAAACTCCATTTTCAACCCTAAAGCTTGGGGACAAACTTATGTGATTGACCAAAAAACTTTAGACAATGTAGCCTTTGGGGATTTGGATTCCATTGCCAAACAAATAGAGTCCAAACTTAACCAACGCCTACATTATGACTTTCATACCTTTGGTGTGCGCAACACAGAAACGCGCATCAAAGATGAAGAGCAGCAAAATTCTCTTACTTTCTTTGCCATTACACACTTAAAGCCCTCGTTAGCGATTGAAACAAGCAAAAACATCACCGAATTACCCCTTAAAACACTTTATCAACTAAGCTCTATTGAAGCACTAATGGAGATTCTAGGAATTGAATTTGAACGCAAATTTGACTTAAACCTAGAAAATGTCGCTCAAAAAATCAACGATTTTGGTAGCGTCAAAATCAACCATAATGTTACCCTTAAGCTAAATGGAATCCGAAGCTTTATCAATTTTGCTCCGCTTTTAGCGCAAAATAATGTTTTTGATTTCACTCACCCTCTTGGACGCGCAAAAAAAACAAAAGAGGGATATGAAATCTATATTGGGCACAAAAGAATCAGCCTGCTAAAGCCTGATATTTTCCCTATGCAATGCAATGTGAAAGAAGTTGAAATAGAGCTAGACAAAGAAGTAGTAAAAGCAAATTTTGGTGAAACTTTAGATTTCCAACAAAATTTCTTAATTCGCGGACAAACAGGTGTGCGCGTCAATGTGATAGGCTATTCTAAAAAAGGAATTGTGAGCGAACATGGGCTTACCATTAATAAAGAAAATATTGATAAGCGATATTCTTTAGACAAAGCAAAAAGTATCTTTCGTGCAGAATTTTATCAAGGTAAAAATTTCTGCGGTATGATTAATTTGCACATAAAAGAATAA
- the gap gene encoding type I glyceraldehyde-3-phosphate dehydrogenase — protein MEKIKIFINGFGRIGRCITRVALCEMQDKIEIVGINDLANPEILSYLLTHDSVHQNTSIQCGENSFIFNGVKIPFSQKKTPKEIDILGADIVIEASGLFLTQKEVESHLQKGARRVIFSAPAKDDTKTFVLGVNHKDYQGEKIISNASCTTNALAPIVMLLDEAFGIEKGILTTIHSYTNDQNLIDAAHHKNDFRRSRAAAVNIIPTTTGAAKALHLVLPRMKDKLHGHSVRVPVPNVSMVDLNVNLLQKTSAKEINTLFKEATNNRLQGILGLDTNFGVSQDFVNCPLSGVVALDLTFVLGENMAKIMTWYDNEWGYSHRILEMAHYILKDEI, from the coding sequence ATGGAAAAAATTAAAATTTTTATTAATGGATTTGGCAGAATTGGACGCTGTATTACACGTGTTGCGCTCTGTGAAATGCAAGATAAAATTGAAATTGTTGGCATTAATGACCTTGCAAATCCAGAGATTTTAAGCTATCTTTTAACGCACGATTCCGTGCATCAAAATACCTCAATCCAATGTGGAGAAAATTCTTTCATTTTTAATGGTGTCAAAATTCCTTTCTCCCAAAAGAAAACACCCAAAGAGATTGATATTTTAGGGGCAGATATTGTCATTGAAGCAAGCGGTTTATTTTTAACACAAAAAGAAGTGGAATCCCACTTGCAAAAAGGGGCTAGACGCGTGATTTTTTCTGCTCCCGCAAAAGACGATACAAAAACTTTTGTCTTAGGAGTGAATCACAAGGATTATCAAGGGGAAAAAATCATCTCCAATGCGAGTTGCACTACTAATGCACTCGCTCCTATTGTTATGCTGCTAGACGAAGCATTTGGCATAGAAAAAGGAATCTTAACAACCATTCATAGTTATACTAATGACCAAAATCTCATTGATGCGGCACATCACAAAAATGACTTTCGTCGCTCACGCGCAGCAGCGGTTAATATTATTCCAACAACAACAGGTGCAGCCAAGGCATTACACTTAGTTTTGCCACGAATGAAAGACAAACTGCACGGACACAGCGTGCGTGTTCCTGTGCCAAATGTCTCTATGGTCGATTTGAATGTAAATTTACTTCAAAAAACAAGTGCAAAAGAAATCAATACACTTTTCAAAGAAGCAACCAATAACAGACTTCAAGGAATCTTGGGCTTAGATACGAATTTTGGCGTTTCACAAGATTTTGTTAATTGCCCATTAAGTGGCGTCGTAGCACTTGATTTGACTTTCGTATTGGGCGAAAATATGGCAAAAATTATGACTTGGTATGATAATGAATGGGGTTATTCCCATAGAATCTTAGAAATGGCTCATTATATTTTAAAGGACGAAATTTGA
- a CDS encoding WYL domain-containing protein, giving the protein MQLKQASCHYQTIKFTYEEKKREANPYALTHHNGIWYLLAEEKGILKYFTLSKISCLNVLQGFKPSEKIIDAINQSLTAWISQNPILVRLCISNEAREYIFRKNFLIKYKIIEESQRDFIVECHFSYEGEVLNLAKCFLPFIRILSPQSLQEKLERELRDYLNLRDKG; this is encoded by the coding sequence TTGCAATTAAAACAAGCAAGTTGCCATTACCAAACGATAAAATTTACCTACGAAGAAAAGAAAAGGGAGGCAAATCCCTATGCGCTCACGCATCATAATGGCATTTGGTATTTGCTTGCGGAAGAAAAGGGGATTTTGAAGTATTTTACATTATCCAAAATTAGTTGTTTGAATGTTTTGCAAGGCTTTAAGCCTAGTGAAAAAATCATTGATGCAATCAACCAAAGCCTTACCGCTTGGATTTCGCAGAATCCTATTTTAGTGCGTTTGTGCATTTCTAACGAAGCGAGGGAATATATTTTTCGCAAGAATTTCTTAATAAAATATAAAATTATAGAGGAATCGCAAAGGGATTTCATCGTAGAATGCCACTTTAGCTATGAGGGTGAGGTTTTAAATCTCGCCAAATGCTTTTTGCCATTTATTAGGATTCTCTCCCCGCAATCTTTGCAAGAGAAGTTAGAGAGGGAGTTGAGGGATTATTTGAATTTGCGGGATAAAGGATAG